In Quercus robur chromosome 11, dhQueRobu3.1, whole genome shotgun sequence, the following proteins share a genomic window:
- the LOC126705174 gene encoding uncharacterized protein LOC126705174 has translation MDELTKQWKGLSLSQREGPKFNMRPDLATMEYIIAAKFLTKRALNMDAIAAIFQPLWQSKNGFRLKNLGNHIVLFIFDSKVDVDNILENEPWSYDKNLMVLQRYEADSKVENLSFNLTHFWVQVHGIPVRFMNKRVAEGLCEIVGQVCHLQNAPTEDGGSFMRVRVLVDISQPLCRGCVIAFDDNREQWVTFKYERLPNLCYWCGCLTHSDKDCDLWIKSEGTLPETEKQYGS, from the coding sequence ATGGACGAACTCACGAAGCAATGGAAGggactctctctttctcaacggGAAGGTCCCAAGTTCAATATGAGACCGGATTTGGCTACGATGGAGTATATTATCGCAGCCAAATTCTTAACAAAAAGAGCTTTGAATATGGACGCCATTGCAGCGATTTTCCAACCTTTATGGCAATCCAAAAATGGTTTCAGGTTGAAAAATCTTGGAAATCATATAGTACTATTCATTTTTGATAGTAAGGTAGACGTTGATAATATCCTTGAAAACGAACCATGGAGCTATGATAAAAATCTTATGGTTTTGCAACGGTATGAAGCAGACTCTAAAGTTGAAAACCTGTCTTTTAACCTCACCCATTTTTGGGTTCAGGTGCATGGTATTCCGGTTAGGTTCATGAACAAAAGAGTGGCGGAAGGTTTATGTGAGATAGTGGGTCAGGTATGCCACCTACAGAATGCTCCTACAGAGGACGGGGGAAGTTTTATGAGGGTCCGGGTTTTAGTGGATATTTCGCAACCCTTGTGTAGGGGGTGTGTGATTGCTTTTGATGATAATAGGGAACAATGGGTCACATTCAAGTACGAACGGCTTCCTAACCTGTGTTATTGGTGCGGCTGCCTGACGCATAGTGATAAGGATTGCGATCTGTGGATCAAAAGTGAAGGAACGTTACCTGAAACGGAGAAACAGTACGGGTCCTAG